In Veillonellales bacterium, the following are encoded in one genomic region:
- a CDS encoding carbon starvation CstA family protein — protein sequence MNGLTLLCIALLVCASGYFIYGRWLTKIWGIDPQARTPAYRFEDGNDYVPSSKYTVFAHQFSSITGAGPVTGPIIAAMFGWVPVMLWLMIGGIFFGAVQDFSALYASVKNEGKSMGMLIEKYIGRTGKQMFLLFSWLFTLLIIAAFVDIVASTFNGFGANGSLATPNAAAASISMLYIVVAIFFGLFLKKVPLAEKPKLAVGILLILGMLAAGIAYPLYFTKTTWVYVVFAYMFMAAVMPMWLLMEPRDYLSSFLLLGMIASGVIGVIFTNPTIELPAFSGFEVSGKPMFPILFITIACGAVSGFHSLVSSGTSSKTISNEKDMLFVGYGSMLVETILAVVALIVVGAAATGGVMPKGTPFQIFSASVGNFMSMFGLSRHVATCVITMCVSALALTTLDSVGRIGRMCFQELFTGDTTEPAKMSPVQRVLTNKYFATLITLFFGYLLCLGGYMNVWPLFGAANQLCSALVLIALAVFLKVTGRQGKMLYIPMCFMFVVTLLALLMSIYGIVNKILYTGGFSFLTDGLQLIVAIALITLSLLIASTSVRKLFDPSASPSLPAEGNNRLG from the coding sequence ATGAATGGTTTAACTTTATTATGTATCGCCCTGCTTGTCTGTGCAAGCGGCTACTTTATCTACGGCCGCTGGCTGACAAAGATATGGGGGATTGATCCTCAGGCCAGAACGCCGGCATATCGGTTTGAAGACGGCAACGACTATGTTCCTTCTTCAAAATATACTGTGTTCGCCCATCAATTTTCTTCCATTACCGGCGCCGGACCGGTTACCGGCCCGATTATCGCCGCTATGTTCGGCTGGGTACCGGTCATGCTCTGGCTGATGATCGGCGGAATTTTCTTTGGTGCGGTTCAGGATTTTTCCGCATTGTACGCTTCTGTCAAGAACGAAGGCAAGTCGATGGGGATGCTGATTGAAAAGTATATCGGCAGAACCGGCAAGCAAATGTTCCTGCTGTTTTCCTGGCTGTTTACTTTGTTGATAATAGCTGCTTTTGTTGACATTGTTGCCAGCACTTTCAACGGCTTTGGCGCCAATGGTTCACTGGCCACGCCTAATGCCGCTGCCGCGTCTATTTCCATGCTGTATATTGTTGTTGCTATTTTTTTCGGACTGTTCTTAAAAAAGGTTCCCCTGGCGGAAAAACCGAAGCTGGCAGTAGGAATTCTATTGATCCTCGGAATGCTGGCGGCCGGTATCGCTTATCCCCTGTATTTTACGAAAACAACCTGGGTTTATGTCGTTTTTGCCTATATGTTTATGGCGGCTGTTATGCCCATGTGGCTGCTGATGGAGCCGCGGGATTATCTAAGCTCTTTCCTGCTGCTGGGCATGATTGCCAGCGGTGTCATCGGTGTTATTTTTACCAATCCGACAATTGAACTTCCCGCTTTTTCCGGCTTCGAAGTCAGTGGCAAGCCGATGTTTCCGATCCTCTTTATTACTATTGCCTGCGGTGCTGTTTCCGGCTTTCACAGCTTAGTTTCTTCCGGTACTTCTTCTAAAACAATTTCCAACGAAAAAGACATGCTGTTTGTCGGTTACGGTTCCATGCTGGTTGAGACGATTTTGGCTGTTGTGGCGTTGATCGTTGTTGGCGCTGCCGCCACCGGCGGTGTGATGCCGAAAGGAACGCCGTTTCAGATATTCTCTGCTTCTGTCGGCAATTTTATGTCCATGTTCGGTTTGTCCCGCCATGTAGCGACTTGTGTTATTACGATGTGCGTATCTGCCCTGGCCCTGACTACCTTGGATTCCGTCGGCCGTATCGGCCGGATGTGTTTCCAGGAGTTATTCACGGGCGATACGACTGAGCCGGCGAAAATGTCGCCGGTCCAGCGTGTGTTGACGAATAAATACTTTGCTACGCTGATCACTTTGTTCTTTGGCTATTTGCTGTGCCTGGGCGGATACATGAATGTCTGGCCGCTGTTCGGCGCAGCCAACCAACTGTGCTCCGCGCTGGTGCTGATTGCGCTGGCCGTTTTCCTGAAAGTCACCGGGCGTCAGGGTAAGATGCTTTACATTCCTATGTGCTTTATGTTTGTCGTTACGCTGCTTGCCCTCTTAATGTCAATCTACGGTATTGTCAATAAAATCCTCTATACCGGCGGCTTTTCTTTCCTGACGGACGGTCTGCAGTTAATCGTGGCCATCGCGCTGATTACCTTGTCACTGCTGATTGCCTCTACCAGTGTTAGAAAATTATTTGATCCTTCTGCCAGCCCATCGCTTCCGGCGGAGGGAAACAATCGTTTAGGTTAA
- a CDS encoding CapA family protein: MSKISIVAAGDSFITQRLPHDVHFAELKNYIEAHDVRFTNFEILLHDFEVYPAPASGGTWAAARPEVLQDIKRLGFNMMAWANNHTIDWNIGGILTTMNHLDENECIHAGVGRNLAEASQPRYLDTPQGRVALIGVTSTIAEWGMASAQRPDVPGRPGANVLRYQAVHKVRPDDFRKLREIVEQTEVNANRILNEKEGFAKPAEGGYYVGSIRFEPGDEPGTVTTMNSKDAARIVRSIREAARQADVVLVSHHTHERKGLAKDRPADFARDFAKLCIDSGAHAYIGHGPHIWRGIEIYKSRPIFYSLGDFIFQNDSVERQPTEFYDLYDLGPENTVSDGLDARSANGTRGLAVDHRVFESAMVSFAVTDGEIAEITLTPLSLGFEYNRARRGRPQFADQENGERILRDIAGLSAEFGTKITIEDGVGTIGLK; the protein is encoded by the coding sequence ATGTCGAAAATTTCTATTGTGGCAGCAGGTGATTCCTTTATTACGCAGCGTTTACCGCATGATGTGCATTTTGCTGAATTAAAAAACTATATAGAAGCGCATGATGTTCGCTTTACGAACTTTGAGATTCTTTTGCATGATTTTGAAGTCTATCCGGCACCGGCGAGCGGCGGCACATGGGCGGCTGCCCGGCCGGAGGTTTTGCAGGATATCAAACGGCTCGGTTTCAATATGATGGCTTGGGCGAATAATCATACGATTGACTGGAATATCGGCGGCATTTTAACGACGATGAACCATCTTGATGAAAATGAATGTATCCATGCCGGTGTGGGCAGAAATCTGGCGGAAGCCTCGCAGCCCCGCTATCTTGATACACCCCAGGGGCGGGTCGCGCTGATCGGCGTTACTTCCACGATAGCGGAATGGGGTATGGCCAGCGCTCAGCGGCCGGACGTTCCCGGCCGCCCGGGGGCCAATGTTCTCCGTTATCAGGCGGTTCATAAAGTGCGCCCGGATGACTTTAGAAAGTTGCGGGAAATCGTCGAGCAGACGGAGGTAAATGCCAACCGGATTTTAAATGAAAAAGAAGGCTTTGCCAAACCGGCTGAAGGCGGCTATTATGTTGGTAGTATCCGGTTTGAACCGGGGGATGAGCCGGGAACGGTAACTACGATGAATTCCAAAGATGCCGCCCGGATTGTCCGGTCTATCAGGGAAGCCGCCCGGCAGGCCGATGTTGTCTTGGTCAGTCATCATACCCATGAGCGTAAAGGACTGGCGAAAGACCGCCCGGCGGATTTTGCCCGGGATTTTGCCAAATTGTGCATTGACAGCGGCGCTCATGCTTATATTGGTCACGGTCCCCATATTTGGCGCGGCATTGAAATTTATAAAAGCCGTCCGATCTTTTACAGCCTTGGCGATTTTATTTTCCAAAACGATTCGGTGGAACGGCAGCCGACCGAATTTTATGATCTGTATGATTTGGGCCCGGAGAATACCGTGTCGGATGGATTGGATGCCCGCAGTGCCAATGGAACAAGAGGCCTGGCTGTCGATCACAGGGTATTCGAATCGGCAATGGTTTCTTTTGCGGTTACGGATGGGGAAATTGCTGAAATTACGTTAACGCCGCTTTCACTGGGGTTTGAATATAACAGAGCCCGTCGGGGCCGTCCGCAGTTTGCCGATCAGGAAAATGGCGAACGCATTTTGCGGGATATTGCTGGTTTATCGGCGGAATTCGGTACAAAAATTACCATAGAGGATGGCGTAGGAACGATTGGATTGAAATAA
- a CDS encoding HPr family phosphocarrier protein, producing the protein MLEQPVTIVNKIGLHARPAAVLIQLTSRFSCQVELVKDGKPYNAKSMLAVMSAGIKQGDSINVRVNGEAEAKALADVVALIKSGLGER; encoded by the coding sequence ATGTTAGAACAACCTGTAACTATCGTAAATAAAATAGGGCTGCATGCCCGCCCCGCCGCAGTACTGATTCAATTAACCAGCCGCTTTTCCTGCCAGGTCGAACTGGTGAAAGACGGCAAGCCCTATAATGCCAAGAGTATGCTGGCGGTAATGAGTGCGGGAATCAAACAAGGCGATAGCATAAATGTGAGGGTAAACGGCGAAGCAGAGGCGAAGGCCCTGGCGGATGTTGTCGCTCTCATCAAGTCCGGATTGGGGGAAAGATAG
- the anmK gene encoding anhydro-N-acetylmuramic acid kinase AnmK: protein MQRLLRLYEKRERLVVGLMSGTSLDGIDAVLVKITGSGIRSQVSQIAFKTVSYDAATRQSIREACRPETSTAAKICSLNFVLGGLFADAVIDVCREAGIRLSDLDLIASHGQTIWHQPGSSTLQIGEAAVIAERTGVITVADFRVRDVAAGGQGAPLVPYSEYLLYRHPRNTRLLQNIGGIANVTVLPAGGGAETVTAFDTGPGNMMLDFAVSMLTNGRLQYDTGGEWAGKGCVNESMLAGLMSHPYMNQSPPKTTGREVFGDQYTAEVVGKNLAHGVNAADILATLTCFTAKSIAAAYRRFILPLYKIDEVILSGGGSHNQTLVARLRRELPEIPVRLQEELGFSSDAKEAVAFALLGNEAISGHSNNLPAVTGARIPVVMGKISF, encoded by the coding sequence ATGCAGCGATTGTTACGGCTGTATGAAAAAAGAGAACGTTTAGTCGTTGGGTTAATGTCCGGAACTTCACTGGACGGTATTGATGCGGTTCTTGTAAAAATTACAGGCAGCGGCATACGTTCACAAGTAAGTCAAATTGCTTTTAAGACGGTTAGTTACGATGCAGCTACGCGACAATCCATCCGGGAAGCCTGCCGGCCGGAAACCTCAACTGCTGCCAAAATTTGCTCCCTTAACTTTGTTTTGGGGGGATTATTTGCCGACGCAGTGATTGACGTATGTCGGGAGGCCGGTATCAGACTTTCCGATCTGGATCTGATTGCCTCTCATGGTCAGACTATCTGGCATCAGCCCGGAAGTAGTACTCTTCAGATCGGCGAAGCTGCGGTTATTGCCGAGCGTACCGGCGTCATTACGGTCGCCGATTTTCGGGTCCGGGACGTTGCCGCAGGGGGACAAGGTGCACCGCTAGTGCCTTACAGCGAATATCTGCTGTATCGTCATCCCCGGAACACCCGCCTTCTGCAAAATATTGGCGGAATTGCCAATGTCACTGTGCTGCCGGCAGGCGGCGGAGCGGAGACGGTGACTGCCTTTGATACCGGACCCGGTAACATGATGCTTGATTTTGCCGTAAGCATGCTGACCAATGGCAGGCTTCAGTACGATACAGGAGGAGAATGGGCCGGCAAGGGCTGCGTTAACGAGAGCATGCTAGCCGGACTGATGTCTCATCCCTACATGAACCAATCGCCGCCTAAGACTACCGGTCGGGAAGTATTCGGGGATCAATATACGGCAGAGGTTGTCGGTAAGAATCTTGCCCATGGCGTAAATGCCGCAGATATACTTGCGACTTTGACTTGTTTTACCGCTAAAAGTATAGCTGCTGCGTACCGCCGGTTTATTCTGCCACTGTATAAGATAGACGAGGTCATTCTTAGCGGCGGCGGCAGCCATAATCAGACGCTGGTCGCCAGGCTGCGGCGGGAATTGCCGGAAATCCCGGTCCGATTGCAGGAGGAACTGGGATTCTCCAGTGATGCCAAAGAGGCGGTCGCCTTTGCGCTGCTGGGGAATGAGGCCATTAGCGGACATTCGAATAACCTGCCGGCTGTAACCGGAGCCCGAATACCGGTCGTCATGGGAAAAATTTCATTTTAA
- a CDS encoding carbohydrate deacetylase gives MLNLIINADDLGLTPGCIEGVIQAMTRGIVTDTSLMVNTGYTGEAVKKIKKHGISRVGLHLNLTFGQPVLPVSEVPSLVDVNGRFRRRVAEAVPFMNPADVKRELSAQAEKFLTLGLGLTHLDSHHHVHTHGKILPIVVELAQQLGVPLRQGNETVRGNIKKAGIATTDSISLKFYEQGATLNNLKKIIQTQPDGTLEIMCHPAKPDPLLYEISSYNHWRENELAALTSQAIKDFIKQNGVRLVGFDALQA, from the coding sequence ATGCTGAATTTAATTATAAATGCAGACGATCTGGGCCTGACACCCGGCTGTATCGAAGGGGTTATTCAGGCGATGACCCGGGGAATCGTTACGGATACTTCCTTGATGGTGAATACCGGCTATACTGGGGAAGCTGTTAAAAAAATAAAAAAACATGGCATTAGCCGGGTGGGTCTTCATCTTAACCTTACATTTGGCCAGCCGGTTCTTCCGGTCAGTGAAGTTCCCAGCTTGGTCGATGTCAACGGCCGGTTTAGGCGCAGAGTTGCGGAAGCGGTACCGTTCATGAATCCGGCGGATGTAAAACGTGAACTAAGCGCTCAGGCTGAAAAATTCTTAACCTTAGGATTGGGGTTAACTCATTTGGACAGTCACCACCATGTCCATACCCATGGGAAAATACTTCCCATAGTGGTAGAGCTGGCGCAGCAGTTAGGCGTTCCGCTGCGGCAAGGCAATGAGACTGTGCGGGGTAATATAAAAAAAGCGGGCATAGCAACTACCGATTCCATTTCATTAAAGTTTTATGAGCAGGGGGCGACGTTGAATAATTTAAAAAAAATTATTCAAACCCAGCCTGACGGAACGTTAGAGATCATGTGCCATCCGGCCAAACCAGATCCATTGCTTTACGAGATTAGCTCCTACAATCACTGGCGTGAAAACGAATTGGCCGCTTTAACTTCTCAGGCAATCAAGGATTTCATTAAACAGAACGGCGTCCGTCTGGTGGGGTTTGACGCATTGCAGGCTTGA